The Flavobacteriaceae bacterium 3519-10 genome includes a window with the following:
- a CDS encoding glycosyl transferase, family 2, translating into MISVIIPVFNAEKSIEKTLASVKNQTWKGRFEIIMVNDGSTDGSVGVIENFKRKNPGMDITLVHQENLGVSSARNAAMKLAKGEFIALLDADDEWLPEKTARQMHFLTDSARNIDLLACARLNQPLLFPYRADENGLAEITFRKLMLRNEAPTPTVIFKAKVLQNTGIYMEDQRYAEDLNYWLRISENNSMFILNEGLVIAGGGKRSFGVSGLSANLSEMEKGFQQNLKQMLDSKRINQTEYIAYFIFYKFKYILRLCRNQYLKMLAK; encoded by the coding sequence GTGATTTCAGTAATAATTCCTGTTTTTAATGCCGAAAAAAGCATAGAAAAAACTTTAGCGTCCGTAAAAAACCAAACCTGGAAGGGCCGCTTCGAAATTATTATGGTAAACGACGGCTCCACAGACGGGAGTGTTGGCGTGATTGAAAATTTTAAGCGTAAGAATCCTGGGATGGATATTACGCTTGTGCATCAGGAAAATCTTGGCGTCTCCAGCGCAAGAAATGCAGCGATGAAATTAGCAAAAGGGGAGTTTATCGCGCTGCTGGATGCAGATGATGAATGGCTCCCTGAGAAAACCGCGCGACAAATGCATTTCCTCACCGATTCCGCACGAAATATCGATTTACTTGCATGCGCCAGACTCAATCAACCACTGCTTTTTCCTTACCGTGCTGACGAAAATGGACTTGCTGAAATTACCTTCCGCAAACTGATGCTGCGCAACGAAGCGCCGACACCCACCGTTATTTTTAAAGCAAAAGTGCTTCAAAACACCGGTATTTATATGGAGGATCAACGATATGCCGAAGACCTTAATTATTGGTTGCGGATTTCAGAAAACAATTCGATGTTTATCCTGAATGAAGGATTGGTAATTGCCGGTGGGGGCAAACGCTCTTTTGGCGTGTCCGGACTTTCAGCAAACCTGTCGGAAATGGAGAAAGGCTTTCAGCAAAACCTTAAGCAGATGCTTGACTCGAAAAGAATAAACCAGACCGAATACATTGCTTATTTTATTTTCTATAAGTTTAAGTACATCCTTAGATTGTGCCGTAACCAATACTTAAAGATGCTTGCGAAATGA
- a CDS encoding two-component system sensor histidine kinase, with product MRFLFHKKRNCRNIQIYTKFVLMKNFLQDHLSFDSLVTLFSQAPVALAMLMGDEQVVQVANRQILDLWGKDAGVIGLPIIEAIPEIRNQDFPILLKKVYETGIPFSGDGVPATLIKEGVPTLCYFDFVYSPIYEAGKISGISVVATEVTDKVLSEKKLLESELRFKELLLVSDYSTAIYRGRDLIIEFANDQMIRSWGKNSSVIGKKLEDAIPELAGQPFVQILKDIFETGKPYIAKEDEVHLDVDGKLQTFYFNFSYKPLRDASGGIYAIMNVAVDVTELVNAREKARANENEYRTLAEAMPQMVWTAVPSGKIDYCNRNMCEMLDCTAEELAINDFTDIIHPSDLRLMKALWKEATEQKESFEHEYRMRDHRTGQYSWFLGTATPVMDNDEIVKWIGSCTNINEFKNLVTQKDTFLGIASHELKTPLTSLKLYAQVLERMLAKSGDQKHADLAKKMDLQVVKLTSLIADLLDVTKINAGKIHLNEAHFDFKSLVEETVEEQQMSTLHTIEVEELAGGMVFADKERISQVMTNLISNAIKYSPQASKIIVKTKKVDGDLVFSVTDFGIGLPRDTMHRVFEQYYRVSAEDQNTFPGLGLGLYIAGQIVERSNGKIWVESEIDRGSTFYFSLPLVQSSDD from the coding sequence TTGCGCTTCTTATTTCACAAGAAAAGAAATTGCCGGAATATTCAAATTTATACTAAATTCGTGCTCATGAAGAATTTTCTACAGGATCATCTAAGTTTTGATTCTTTGGTAACACTTTTCAGCCAGGCACCTGTGGCTTTGGCGATGCTGATGGGCGATGAACAAGTGGTACAGGTGGCTAACCGACAGATTTTAGATTTATGGGGAAAAGATGCAGGCGTAATCGGATTGCCGATTATCGAGGCCATTCCCGAAATACGTAACCAGGACTTTCCGATACTTCTAAAAAAAGTGTATGAAACCGGCATTCCTTTTAGTGGAGACGGCGTACCGGCGACCTTAATTAAAGAGGGTGTGCCCACACTCTGTTACTTTGATTTTGTGTACTCCCCGATTTATGAGGCAGGCAAAATCAGCGGTATCAGTGTTGTTGCCACCGAAGTAACAGATAAAGTACTGTCTGAGAAGAAACTTCTTGAAAGTGAGCTTCGTTTTAAAGAATTGCTTTTGGTTTCAGATTATTCCACCGCAATCTACCGCGGCCGCGATCTGATCATCGAATTTGCTAACGACCAGATGATCCGCTCATGGGGCAAAAACAGTTCGGTAATCGGAAAAAAACTCGAAGACGCAATTCCCGAACTTGCCGGCCAGCCTTTTGTGCAGATCCTCAAAGATATTTTTGAAACAGGGAAGCCCTACATCGCTAAGGAAGATGAAGTGCATTTAGATGTAGACGGCAAACTTCAAACTTTTTATTTTAATTTTTCATACAAACCTCTGCGCGACGCTTCGGGCGGCATCTATGCTATTATGAACGTTGCCGTTGATGTAACGGAACTTGTAAACGCCCGCGAAAAAGCTAGAGCCAATGAAAATGAATACAGAACGCTTGCCGAGGCAATGCCACAAATGGTCTGGACAGCGGTTCCATCAGGAAAAATTGATTACTGCAACCGAAACATGTGTGAAATGCTTGACTGTACAGCGGAAGAGCTGGCGATCAACGATTTTACCGATATTATTCATCCAAGCGATCTCAGGCTGATGAAAGCCCTTTGGAAGGAGGCTACAGAACAGAAAGAAAGCTTTGAACATGAATATAGGATGCGAGACCACAGAACAGGACAGTACAGCTGGTTTCTGGGCACCGCAACGCCTGTGATGGACAATGATGAGATTGTGAAATGGATTGGCAGCTGCACGAATATCAACGAATTCAAAAACCTCGTCACGCAAAAAGATACTTTTCTCGGCATTGCCAGTCATGAGCTCAAAACACCGCTTACCTCGCTTAAACTTTACGCGCAGGTACTTGAACGGATGCTCGCAAAAAGCGGTGACCAAAAGCATGCTGACCTTGCAAAGAAAATGGATCTGCAGGTTGTGAAACTCACCTCATTAATTGCCGATCTTCTGGACGTAACCAAAATTAACGCAGGTAAGATTCACCTTAATGAGGCGCATTTCGATTTTAAAAGCCTTGTTGAAGAAACAGTGGAGGAGCAGCAGATGTCCACTTTACATACGATAGAAGTTGAAGAATTGGCGGGAGGTATGGTTTTTGCTGACAAAGAGCGGATCTCGCAAGTGATGACCAATTTAATTTCAAATGCAATTAAATATTCGCCGCAGGCTTCCAAAATCATTGTTAAAACTAAAAAAGTTGATGGTGATCTGGTATTTTCGGTCACAGATTTTGGAATTGGCTTGCCACGGGATACGATGCACAGGGTCTTCGAACAGTATTACAGAGTGAGTGCTGAAGATCAGAATACGTTTCCGGGTCTGGGTCTGGGGCTTTATATCGCAGGGCAGATCGTTGAGAGATCCAATGGTAAAATTTGGGTAGAAAGTGAAATAGACAGGGGGTCAACATTTTACTTTTCACTGCCTTTGGTCCAATCAAGTGATGATTAA
- a CDS encoding glycosyl transferase, group 2 family protein — protein MKLSIIIVHYNVAKLLRNCLISIQKYTQDIELEVIVIDNLSPDPAWLDLKGEFPSVKFIASTQNGGFAVANNRGVELAQGEYILLLNPDTEFEGFYLKEILDFAGQQNSFGCLGVRMHDLSGQFLPESKRSVPDMVNSFEKLFTGFRKNNAKSYYRNDIGEFEVAEVEVLTGAFLLMNRNVYLEVGGLDEKYFMYGEDIDLCYTVLNKGYTNWYYGKASILHHKGESTVKNDVYLQRFYGAMQIFLDKYYGKQKPLQYAVLSAGLHVRHLIEKYRQKKKEIL, from the coding sequence ATGAAATTATCGATCATTATAGTTCATTACAATGTCGCCAAACTGTTGCGCAACTGCCTGATTTCGATACAGAAATATACGCAGGATATTGAATTAGAGGTGATAGTAATCGATAATTTATCACCTGATCCCGCGTGGCTTGATCTTAAAGGTGAATTCCCGTCCGTAAAATTCATCGCGTCTACTCAGAACGGAGGTTTTGCAGTTGCCAATAATCGGGGCGTAGAACTTGCTCAAGGTGAATATATTCTGCTTTTGAATCCTGATACCGAATTTGAAGGTTTCTATCTGAAAGAAATTTTAGATTTTGCCGGCCAGCAGAATAGTTTTGGGTGCTTAGGTGTAAGAATGCACGATCTTTCAGGGCAGTTTTTGCCGGAAAGCAAACGCTCGGTGCCGGATATGGTAAATTCGTTCGAGAAGTTATTTACGGGCTTCCGTAAGAACAACGCAAAATCTTATTATCGGAACGATATCGGTGAGTTTGAAGTCGCTGAAGTGGAAGTACTTACAGGTGCGTTTTTACTTATGAACAGAAATGTTTATCTGGAAGTCGGCGGCCTCGACGAGAAATATTTTATGTACGGGGAAGATATCGACCTTTGTTACACGGTATTGAATAAAGGCTATACAAACTGGTATTACGGCAAAGCCTCAATTCTGCATCACAAAGGCGAAAGCACCGTGAAAAACGATGTTTATCTTCAGCGCTTTTATGGTGCCATGCAGATCTTTCTGGACAAATATTACGGAAAACAAAAGCCTTTGCAGTACGCAGTTCTTTCTGCCGGACTGCATGTGAGACATCTGATTGAAAAGTACAGGCAAAAGAAAAAAGAGATATTATAA
- a CDS encoding response regulator has protein sequence MNSKKIIIVDDDTAILDSLSVMLDYEGFDVNAFQRGTEIFPFVESVSKPDLILLDIWLSGEDGRDICKKLKENEFTKNIPVVMMSAGRDLEKAAYNSGATAFISKPFEIEEVVDTLYQLTS, from the coding sequence ATGAATTCAAAAAAAATTATTATCGTCGATGACGACACTGCAATACTCGATTCCTTATCGGTAATGTTAGATTATGAGGGTTTTGATGTAAACGCTTTTCAGCGAGGTACGGAAATTTTTCCTTTTGTAGAATCGGTATCCAAGCCTGACCTGATCTTGCTGGACATCTGGCTTTCCGGCGAAGACGGCCGCGACATCTGCAAAAAACTTAAAGAAAACGAGTTTACGAAGAATATTCCGGTGGTGATGATGTCGGCAGGCCGGGATCTGGAGAAAGCCGCTTATAATTCGGGTGCTACTGCATTCATCTCCAAACCTTTCGAAATAGAAGAGGTGGTCGATACATTATATCAACTCACCTCTTAA
- a CDS encoding secreted peptidase, family M16 — translation MKYRLKYIAAAFLIAGTLSAQKINRDEMPKPGPTPVINISKPKTFTLKNGLTVMVVENNKLPRVNMTLTIDRPPVFEGNIAGVNQVMADQLGSGTTTLSKDQFNKKIDFLGANLNFSSSGANANTLSKYFPEVLGLMADAIVNPKFSETEVESSKDRMIEGLKADEKNASSIATRVSNALTYGKNTSRGEFETETTLKNIKLADVQDAYKKYYAPDNAYLVVVGDVKFNDAKKMIEKSFAGWKKSGTQFPAMEPVANVGKTEINVVDVPNAVQSVVSVGNVHNLRMNDPQYFASMIANYILGGGGESRLFMNLREKNGFTYGAYSNLTASKYTPGFTSNASVRNEVTDKAIKEFMNELKDISTIKPDELANAKAKLKGDFIRSLERPETIARFAVNEKVQQLPADFYTNYLKSIDRVTAAEVSEAVRKNILHNQSRIFVAGKAADIYQDVEKLGYPVSYYDREANPAGKPSAKKMDPGITIQTVSDKYINAIGGLAAVQKVNSITTDAAAKVQGMDIDMNMIQARGGKMKMEIKMMGNTLQKIMFDGKEGSMEAQGQKTALPEDMKKELMASPELFPELLFAKSADYQLSGIENINGEDAYAVKKGSNTYYYSVKSGLKVGEIKTQKTPMGEMAVPTNFSDYKTVSGVLMPYKISQTIGGMPVDFIVSSYQINQAKDADFK, via the coding sequence ATGAAATACCGTTTAAAATATATTGCTGCAGCTTTTCTGATCGCAGGAACGCTGTCTGCACAAAAAATCAACAGGGACGAAATGCCCAAACCCGGCCCTACACCCGTAATAAACATCAGTAAGCCGAAAACCTTTACGCTGAAGAACGGATTGACCGTGATGGTGGTGGAAAACAATAAACTTCCACGCGTGAATATGACGCTCACGATTGACCGGCCACCGGTTTTTGAAGGAAATATCGCCGGCGTAAACCAGGTGATGGCAGATCAGCTTGGGAGCGGAACCACTACGCTGAGCAAAGACCAGTTCAATAAGAAAATTGACTTTCTGGGTGCCAACCTGAATTTTTCATCCAGCGGCGCCAATGCGAATACGCTTTCTAAATATTTCCCGGAAGTTCTTGGGTTAATGGCAGACGCTATCGTAAATCCGAAATTCTCAGAAACTGAAGTAGAAAGTTCCAAAGACCGCATGATTGAAGGCTTAAAGGCCGATGAAAAAAACGCGAGCAGCATTGCAACGCGGGTTTCGAACGCACTTACTTACGGGAAAAACACCTCACGTGGAGAATTTGAAACCGAGACGACATTAAAAAATATTAAGCTGGCTGACGTTCAGGACGCTTATAAAAAATACTACGCGCCGGACAATGCCTATCTTGTGGTTGTAGGCGACGTAAAATTTAATGACGCCAAAAAGATGATCGAAAAATCTTTCGCAGGCTGGAAAAAATCGGGGACACAGTTTCCTGCGATGGAACCGGTCGCGAATGTGGGTAAAACCGAGATTAACGTGGTTGATGTTCCCAATGCCGTACAGTCTGTAGTATCTGTGGGAAATGTGCATAATCTGCGCATGAACGACCCGCAGTATTTCGCCTCGATGATCGCCAATTATATTTTAGGCGGAGGCGGCGAATCCAGGCTTTTCATGAATCTTCGTGAGAAAAACGGATTTACTTATGGTGCATATTCTAACCTCACGGCAAGCAAATACACACCAGGATTTACCAGCAATGCCAGCGTGCGAAATGAGGTGACTGATAAAGCCATCAAAGAATTCATGAATGAATTAAAAGATATTTCTACCATTAAACCCGATGAACTTGCTAACGCAAAAGCAAAGCTTAAAGGCGATTTCATTCGGTCATTAGAAAGACCCGAAACCATCGCAAGGTTTGCAGTGAATGAAAAAGTTCAGCAACTGCCCGCAGATTTTTATACCAATTACCTTAAATCGATCGACCGTGTTACGGCTGCTGAAGTTTCTGAAGCCGTCCGTAAAAACATCCTGCATAACCAAAGCCGGATTTTTGTAGCCGGAAAAGCCGCAGACATTTACCAGGATGTGGAAAAGCTTGGCTATCCTGTTTCCTATTACGACCGTGAAGCGAATCCCGCGGGTAAACCGTCAGCTAAGAAAATGGATCCGGGCATCACAATCCAAACCGTATCGGATAAGTACATCAACGCGATTGGTGGCTTAGCGGCTGTTCAGAAAGTTAATTCTATCACGACCGATGCAGCGGCAAAAGTTCAGGGGATGGATATTGATATGAATATGATTCAGGCGCGAGGTGGTAAGATGAAGATGGAAATAAAAATGATGGGCAACACGCTGCAGAAAATAATGTTTGATGGGAAAGAAGGATCGATGGAAGCGCAGGGCCAGAAAACTGCCTTGCCGGAGGACATGAAAAAGGAACTCATGGCTTCGCCGGAACTCTTCCCTGAACTGTTATTCGCCAAATCAGCGGATTATCAGCTTTCGGGCATCGAAAATATCAACGGTGAAGATGCTTATGCTGTAAAAAAAGGTTCGAACACGTATTATTACAGCGTAAAAAGCGGTCTGAAAGTTGGGGAAATTAAAACCCAGAAAACTCCGATGGGCGAAATGGCGGTGCCAACAAATTTCTCTGATTACAAAACGGTTTCGGGTGTACTGATGCCGTATAAAATATCGCAGACGATTGGCGGAATGCCGGTGGATTTCATCGTTTCGTCTTACCAGATTAACCAGGCGAAAGACGCGGATTTTAAATAA
- a CDS encoding Recombination protein RecR yields the protein MYPKIIKAARLAPCRIKFYFCGMDYPSKVLAKAVEEISGLPGIGKKSALRLALHLLKQPETQAVALGDSLKKLVTEIKYCRECHNFSDHEVCDICANPKRTEEIICVVEDVRDVMAIENTGKYRGKYLVLGGKISPMEGIGPNQLNISSIGKKLEKAGAKEIIFALSATMEGDTTAYYIYRKFKDSGVNFSTIARGISVGDELEYADEISLGRSIQNRLPYHDKD from the coding sequence ATGTACCCAAAGATAATAAAAGCCGCCAGACTTGCGCCTTGCCGTATTAAATTTTATTTTTGTGGAATGGACTATCCGAGTAAGGTACTGGCGAAAGCTGTGGAAGAAATCTCTGGCCTGCCGGGCATCGGCAAAAAATCGGCGTTGCGGCTTGCGCTGCATCTGCTGAAGCAGCCCGAAACGCAGGCTGTTGCGCTAGGCGATTCGCTGAAAAAACTCGTGACCGAAATAAAATACTGCCGCGAATGCCATAATTTTTCTGATCATGAGGTCTGTGATATTTGCGCAAATCCGAAAAGAACCGAGGAAATTATCTGCGTGGTAGAAGATGTGCGCGACGTGATGGCAATTGAAAATACAGGTAAATACCGCGGGAAATATCTGGTTTTGGGTGGTAAAATATCGCCGATGGAAGGCATTGGGCCCAATCAGCTGAATATCTCGTCAATAGGGAAAAAGCTTGAGAAAGCCGGTGCGAAAGAAATTATTTTTGCTTTAAGTGCAACAATGGAGGGCGATACCACCGCATATTATATTTACCGTAAGTTCAAGGATTCCGGTGTTAATTTTTCTACGATTGCGCGTGGGATTTCGGTAGGTGATGAGCTGGAATATGCCGACGAGATTTCGCTCGGGCGTTCCATTCAGAACCGTTTGCCGTATCACGACAAAGATTGA